In Vibrio kanaloae, the genomic stretch GATAGCCTCAAGTAGCAACAGTCCTTATCAATGACTAAGCTCAGTACACCGCACACCACGGAATAGAATCTGCTCGAGTTCTTAAACGTTCATGTGGGTTAGCTAAATGAGGACGATCGGCCAAATCATATTGAGGCAAGTCGTTAATTGAACCACAGAGGCCTTGTTGGTGATCAAATGCTGTGCGCCACTCTTTAAAACTCACAATCTTACCGTACATGTGATTTGGAAGCCCCAGAACTTTAACACTATATTGACCAGACTCTTCCATTAATTCGATGCCGACTGCATTCGGAATATTGAGCTTTTTCGCTACACAGGCAGGAATGAGCGATACGATGGCAGAGATAATCACCATCGTCTGCCCTTGTATTTTGGAAGACCAGTTCCCTTGCATCACTTGAGGAAAGATCTTACTCAGTACTTTGCTATCAATACACTCCTCTAACAAAGCACACACCTCTTGATGTGTTTTATTTACTAGAGAGCGAGTAGCAAATTCGAGGTAAGCGTCTTCATTAAGAATACCTTGAACATACAGTGTCATTAACCGGCGTTCTTCGTTCAAAAAACTAGGTTCATTCGCTAAGCCTTTTTCAACCAAAAACTCATTCCAAATCATGGCACTGTTTCCGTCCATGAGTGTTTCATCTAGATCAAATACATACAGCGGGGTCGTCATATCAATTCTCACTTCAAATCAAACTTAACTTCCAACTTATACTTAACAGGCAAGAAACAACCTAAACCACAGGTTTATTCCACCTTGTCGGCTTTGCCTGCCGCACCAGCGAGCTTTGCCAATTGCTTATCCAGCCACAATGGCGTGTTACCAGAATCTTCCGCGTTCTCTTTTCTTCGTACCGCATCGCG encodes the following:
- a CDS encoding haloacid dehalogenase-like hydrolase, with the translated sequence MTTPLYVFDLDETLMDGNSAMIWNEFLVEKGLANEPSFLNEERRLMTLYVQGILNEDAYLEFATRSLVNKTHQEVCALLEECIDSKVLSKIFPQVMQGNWSSKIQGQTMVIISAIVSLIPACVAKKLNIPNAVGIELMEESGQYSVKVLGLPNHMYGKIVSFKEWRTAFDHQQGLCGSINDLPQYDLADRPHLANPHERLRTRADSIPWCAVY